In the genome of Mauremys mutica isolate MM-2020 ecotype Southern chromosome 8, ASM2049712v1, whole genome shotgun sequence, one region contains:
- the ZNF644 gene encoding zinc finger protein 644 isoform X3, with protein sequence MSSVVFLGFVEGPLGGAKDVCCDALIEGVINVLSRQTSNMDDSKINTEITGAKEGLQDDSNFISEGKSGIPTPQESETSFQKNNILTLPEELSRDRSEKALSGGQKSLFIHTGAPTVSTENFILPKGTAVNGPVSHSTLTKTSIMNKGSVSLTTGQPVGHTDSCSTLPVVHDLQLPAKSTTQKSSQHQVLFLLPDVAQAKNLTHSIKNLPTSASVGCDTQKSIGNSVKSDSTLISQVEVCEDSKSLLVDDDCVNTLTGISSGTGCFRSGNDTNWDPQKEFIQFLMTNEETIEKSPVHCKVGLEKKRKRKMDVSKITRYTEDCFDDTDYIPSKSKLLNVDYLEQSEDLEVVEPQKYALTKVKPESTDEELEAVDAIQQLIYSPTNKCAEDTSPVHTSTFLSSTLKNKCEKNDSESPSTFSTDEPSFYPCTKCNVNFREKKHLHRHMMYHLDGNSHFRHLNVPRPYACRECGRTFRDRNSLLKHMIIHQERRQKLMEEIRELKELQDEGRSARLQCPQCVFGTNCPKTFVQHAKTHEKDKRYYCCEECNFMAVTENELECHRGIAHGAVVKCSIISSDMSQRKTQKKTSLKDPYVGSSKKSTTYMCKMCPFTTSARSILKKHMEYLHPTSCIDPFGSHLRLEKRKSSIIEEPLDFGSRTKHLIKQSSTFPKNSVLKQDVKRSFGSASQSSNFAKLHKRPHRIQKARKSVSQSAVSVCNQNSTNKTILIKNSIDQKPKYFHQAAKQKASVKTSSNYLYRHKYENYRMIKKSSDPYPLHFKKEESSSVSSLHLFSSSNNPHNNCFMMDSHNLDSKSPEGYKDRRRVAVKRVVKESKREGSVTGDDLDCYPDFLHKMTVVVLQKLNSAEKKDSYETEDESSWDNVELCDYTAQSMEDESYSDINQDHVNLFPLFKGKMEDQEAGDKSSLHYEQNDGFYFEYYEDAESSNFLHELHDPQNLENVGTALPKHNSVFHWTDLSLEKKSCPYCPATFETGVGLSNHVRGHLHRAGLSYEARHVVSPEQIATSDKMQHFKRTGTGTPVKRVRKAIEKSETSSEHTCQLCGGWFDTKIGLSNHVRGHLKRLGKTKWDAHKSPICVLNEMMQNEEKYEKILKALNSRRIIPRPFVAQKLASNDDFLSQNVIPLEAYRNGLKTEDISVSASEEEGLSFLNECDETKTVLHDEKKNQSLTLIELLKNKRLGEERNPDISPQKIHNQTARKRFVQKCVLPLNEDSPLMYQPQRMDLTMQSALDCKQKKSRSRSGSKKKMLPLPHSADEVYILRCRFCGLVFRGPLSVQEDWIKHLQRHIVNANLPRTGAGMVEVTSLLKKPASITETSFSLLMAEAAS encoded by the exons ATGTCAAGTGTGGTCTTCCTTGGTTTTGTTGAAGGACCATTGGGAGGAGCCAAGGATGTTTGTTGTGACGCTTTAATTGAAGGAGT tatAAATGTGCTTAGTAGACAGACCAGCAATATGGATGATTCAAAGATAAATACTGAGATTACTGGTGCTAAAGAAGGACTCCAAGATGACAGCAATTTCATCTCCGAGGGAAAAAGTGGCATTCCTACACCACAAGAGAGTGAAACATCATTTCAGAAAAACAATATATTGACTCTGCCGGAAGAGCTGTCAAGGGACAGATCTGAAAAAGCCTTAAGTGGAGGCCAGAAGTCTCTATTTATACATACTGGTGCTCCTACTGTTTCTACCGAAAACTTTATCTTGCCTAAAGGAACTGCTGTTAATGGACCAGTTTCACACTCCACCTTAACTAAAACTTCCATTATGAATAAAGGTAGTGTTTCATTAACCACTGGACAACCTGTGGGTCATACAGATTCCTGCTCAACTTTGCCAGTGGTACATGATCTCCAGCTGCCTGCAAAGAGTACAACACAGAAATCAAGTCAACACCAAGTGTTATTTTTGTTACCTGATGTAGCACAGGCTAAGAACCTGACTCATTCCATTAAAAATCTACCTACCTCTGCTTCAGTTGGTTGTGATACACAGAAATCTATAGGAAATAGTGTGAAATCAGATAGCACTTTAATAAGCCAAGTAGAAGTGTGTGAGGATAGCAAAAGTTTACTAGTAGACGATGATTGTGTCAATACATTAACAGGAATTTCCTCAGGTACAGGTTGTTTCAGATCAGGAAATGATACAAACTGGGATCCACAAAAAGAGTTTATACAGTTTCTTATGACAAATGAAGAAACAATAGAGAAGTCTCCAGTTCACTGTAAAGTAGGTctagagaaaaagagaaaaagaaaaatggatgTTAGCAAGATAACACGTTATACAGAGGACTGTTTTGATGATACAGATTATATTCCCAGTAAATCAAAATTACTAAATGTTGACTATTTAGAGCAGAGTGAGGATCTAGAAGTAGTAGAACCACAGAAATATGCATTAACAAAAGTGAAGCCTGAATCAACAGATGAGGAGTTAGAAGCTGTTGATGCTATCCAACAATTGATTTATAGTCCTACTAACAAATGTGCAGAAGATACTTCTCCAGTTCACACTAGCACTTTTCTTTCtagtactttaaaaaacaaatgtgaaAAGAATGATTCAGAATCACCATCTACTTTTAGTACTGATGAGCCATCATTTTATCCTTGTACAAAGTGCAATGTGAATTTTAGGGAGAAGAAACACCTGCATAGGCATATGATGTATCATTTGGATGGGAACAGTCACTTCCGTCATCTCAATGTTCCAAGGCCCTATGCATGTAGGGAATGTGGACGGACATTTCGAGATCGTAATTCACTTCTTAAGCACATGATAATTcaccaggaaagaaggcagaaACTGATGGAAGAAATCCGGGAGTTGAAAGAACTCCAAGATGAGGGTAGAAGTGCACGATTACAGTGTCCACAATGTGTATTTGGTACCAATTGTCCCAAAACATTTGTGCAACATGCTAAAACCCATGAAAaggataaaagatattactgttGTGAGGAATGCAATTTCATGGCTGTGACAGAAAATGAACTGGAATGCCATAGAGGGATTGCTCATGGAGCAGTAGTGAAGTGTTCAATTATCAGTAGTGATATGTCCCAGagaaaaacacagaaaaagaCTTCCCTGAAAGATCCATATGTAGGCTCATCAAAAAAGTCAACCACATATATGTGCAAAATGTGTCCATTTACTACATCAGCcagaagcattttaaaaaaacacatggaATACTTGCATCCAACATCGTGCATTGATCCATTTGGTAGCCATCTTAGATTAgaaaaaaggaaaagcagcataATTGAAGAACCTTTAGATTTTGGTAGCAGAACTAAACATTTGATCAAACAATCATCTACATTTCCAAAGAATTCTGTTCTAAAGCAAGATGTAAAAAGATCGTTTGGCTCAGCTTCACAATCCAGTAACTTTGCGAAACTTCACAAGAGACCCCACAGGATACAGAAGGCTCGGAAAAGTGTTTCACAGTCAGCTGTAAGTGTGTGCAATCAAAACTCTACAAACAAgactattttgattaaaaatagcaTTGACCAAAAACCTAAATATTTCCATCAAGCAGCAAAACAAAAAGCTAGTGTCAAAACAAGCAGTAATTATTTATATAGGCACAAATATGAAAACTACAGGATGATTAAAAAATCTAGTGATCCTTatcctttacattttaaaaaggaagagtCCAGCTCTGTTAgttctttacatttattttcatcATCAAATAATCCCCATAATAATTGTTTTATGATGGATTCTCATAATCTTGATTCCAAAAGCCCAGAAGGCTATAAAGATCGTAGGCGTGTAGCTGTAAAAAGAGTGGTTAAAGAGTCTAAGAGGGAAGGCTCTGTTACAGGAGATGATTTGGATTGCTATCCAGATTTTCTACATAAAATGACTGTTGTTGTTTTACAGAAACTTAACTCTGCTGAAAAAAAAGACAGCTATGAAACGGAGGATGAAAGTTCATGGGATAATGTTGAACTATGTGATTACACTGCACAGTCTATGGAGGATGAATCTTACAGTGATATTAATCAGGATCATGTAAACCTATTCCCTTTATTCAAAGGTAAAATGGAGGATCAAGAAGCTGGTGATAAATCCTCTCTTCATTATGAGCAGAATGATGGTTTTTATTTTGAGTATTATGAAGATGCAGAGAGTAGTAACTTTCTGCATGAATTACATGATCCTCAAAATTTAGAAAACGTAGGAACAGCATTGCCAAAGCATAACTCAGTTTTCCATTGGACTGATTTATCACTTGAGAAGAAGTCCTGTCCATACTGTCCAGCAACATTTGAAACAGGAGTTGGATTGTCTAATCATGTCCGTGGGCATCTTCACAGAGCTGGATTAAGCTATGAAGCCCGCCATGTTGTTTCACCGGAGCAGATAGCGACGAGTGACAAAATGCAGCATTTCAAAAGAACTGGAACAGGAACCCCTGTTAAACGAGTTAGAAAAG cTATTGAGAAATCTGAAACTTCTTCTGAACACACATGCCAGCTCTGTGGAGGTTGGTTTGATACGAAAATTGGATTGTCTAATCATGTGCGAGGACACCTGAAAAGGCTTGGCAAAACCAAGTGGGATGCACACAAGTCTCCAATCTGCGTTCTAAATGAGATGAtgcaaaatgaagaaaaatatgaaaaaatccTAAAGGCATTGAACAGTCGCCGTATTATTCCCAGACCATTTGTCGCTCAGAAACTTGCTTCAAATGATGACTTTTTATCTCAAAATGTTATACCTCTTGAAGCATACCGTAATGGCCTAAAGACTGAAGATATTTCAGTGTCTGCATCGGAGGAAGAAGGTCTGAGTTTCCTAAATGAATGTGATGAAACAAAAACAGTACTAcatgatgaaaaaaaaaatcagtcacttACACTGATAgaacttctgaaaaataaaaggtTAGGAGAAGAAAGGAATCCTGATATCTCTCCTCAAAAGATCCATAATCAAACTGCAAGGAAGAGGTTTGTTCAGAAATGTGTTCTTCCATTAAATGAAGACAGTCCATTGATGTATCAGCCGCAACGAATGGACTTGACTATGCAGTCAG CCTTAGATTGTAAGCAAAAAAAGTCAAGATCAAGATCTGGAAGCAAGAAAAAAATGCTGCCATTACCTCATAGTGCTGATGAAGTTTACATACTCCGATGCAG GTTTTGTGGTCTGGTCTTTCGAGGACCATTGTCTGTTCAGGAAGACTGGATAAAGCACTTGCAGAGACACATCGTCAATGCAAATCTTCCACGGACTGGGGCTGGCATGGTTGAGGTCACATCGCTACTTAAAAAGCCTGCTTCAATTACTGAAACTTCGTTTTCTTTACTGATGGCAGAAGCAGCATCATAG
- the ZNF644 gene encoding zinc finger protein 644 isoform X4, translating into MSSVVFLGFVEGPLGGAKDVCCDALIEGVINVLSRQTSNMDDSKINTEITGAKEGLQDDSNFISEGKSGIPTPQESETSFQKNNILTLPEELSRDRSEKALSGGQKSLFIHTGAPTVSTENFILPKGTAVNGPVSHSTLTKTSIMNKGSVSLTTGQPVGHTDSCSTLPVVHDLQLPAKSTTQKSSQHQVLFLLPDVAQAKNLTHSIKNLPTSASVGCDTQKSIGNSVKSDSTLISQVEVCEDSKSLLVDDDCVNTLTGISSGTGCFRSGNDTNWDPQKEFIQFLMTNEETIEKSPVHCKVGLEKKRKRKMDVSKITRYTEDCFDDTDYIPSKSKLLNVDYLEQSEDLEVVEPQKYALTKVKPESTDEELEAVDAIQQLIYSPTNKCAEDTSPVHTSTFLSSTLKNKCEKNDSESPSTFSTDEPSFYPCTKCNVNFREKKHLHRHMMYHLDGNSHFRHLNVPRPYACRECGRTFRDRNSLLKHMIIHQERRQKLMEEIRELKELQDEGRSARLQCPQCVFGTNCPKTFVQHAKTHEKDKRYYCCEECNFMAVTENELECHRGIAHGAVVKCSIISSDMSQRKTQKKTSLKDPYVGSSKKSTTYMCKMCPFTTSARSILKKHMEYLHPTSCIDPFGSHLRLEKRKSSIIEEPLDFGSRTKHLIKQSSTFPKNSVLKQDVKRSFGSASQSSNFAKLHKRPHRIQKARKSVSQSAKLNSAEKKDSYETEDESSWDNVELCDYTAQSMEDESYSDINQDHVNLFPLFKGKMEDQEAGDKSSLHYEQNDGFYFEYYEDAESSNFLHELHDPQNLENVGTALPKHNSVFHWTDLSLEKKSCPYCPATFETGVGLSNHVRGHLHRAGLSYEARHVVSPEQIATSDKMQHFKRTGTGTPVKRVRKAIEKSETSSEHTCQLCGGWFDTKIGLSNHVRGHLKRLGKTKWDAHKSPICVLNEMMQNEEKYEKILKALNSRRIIPRPFVAQKLASNDDFLSQNVIPLEAYRNGLKTEDISVSASEEEGLSFLNECDETKTVLHDEKKNQSLTLIELLKNKRLGEERNPDISPQKIHNQTARKRFVQKCVLPLNEDSPLMYQPQRMDLTMQSGMPVKLRTCVHCNTTFTSAVSLSNHLRAYARKKSAGLLTGTALDCKQKKSRSRSGSKKKMLPLPHSADEVYILRCRFCGLVFRGPLSVQEDWIKHLQRHIVNANLPRTGAGMVEVTSLLKKPASITETSFSLLMAEAAS; encoded by the exons ATGTCAAGTGTGGTCTTCCTTGGTTTTGTTGAAGGACCATTGGGAGGAGCCAAGGATGTTTGTTGTGACGCTTTAATTGAAGGAGT tatAAATGTGCTTAGTAGACAGACCAGCAATATGGATGATTCAAAGATAAATACTGAGATTACTGGTGCTAAAGAAGGACTCCAAGATGACAGCAATTTCATCTCCGAGGGAAAAAGTGGCATTCCTACACCACAAGAGAGTGAAACATCATTTCAGAAAAACAATATATTGACTCTGCCGGAAGAGCTGTCAAGGGACAGATCTGAAAAAGCCTTAAGTGGAGGCCAGAAGTCTCTATTTATACATACTGGTGCTCCTACTGTTTCTACCGAAAACTTTATCTTGCCTAAAGGAACTGCTGTTAATGGACCAGTTTCACACTCCACCTTAACTAAAACTTCCATTATGAATAAAGGTAGTGTTTCATTAACCACTGGACAACCTGTGGGTCATACAGATTCCTGCTCAACTTTGCCAGTGGTACATGATCTCCAGCTGCCTGCAAAGAGTACAACACAGAAATCAAGTCAACACCAAGTGTTATTTTTGTTACCTGATGTAGCACAGGCTAAGAACCTGACTCATTCCATTAAAAATCTACCTACCTCTGCTTCAGTTGGTTGTGATACACAGAAATCTATAGGAAATAGTGTGAAATCAGATAGCACTTTAATAAGCCAAGTAGAAGTGTGTGAGGATAGCAAAAGTTTACTAGTAGACGATGATTGTGTCAATACATTAACAGGAATTTCCTCAGGTACAGGTTGTTTCAGATCAGGAAATGATACAAACTGGGATCCACAAAAAGAGTTTATACAGTTTCTTATGACAAATGAAGAAACAATAGAGAAGTCTCCAGTTCACTGTAAAGTAGGTctagagaaaaagagaaaaagaaaaatggatgTTAGCAAGATAACACGTTATACAGAGGACTGTTTTGATGATACAGATTATATTCCCAGTAAATCAAAATTACTAAATGTTGACTATTTAGAGCAGAGTGAGGATCTAGAAGTAGTAGAACCACAGAAATATGCATTAACAAAAGTGAAGCCTGAATCAACAGATGAGGAGTTAGAAGCTGTTGATGCTATCCAACAATTGATTTATAGTCCTACTAACAAATGTGCAGAAGATACTTCTCCAGTTCACACTAGCACTTTTCTTTCtagtactttaaaaaacaaatgtgaaAAGAATGATTCAGAATCACCATCTACTTTTAGTACTGATGAGCCATCATTTTATCCTTGTACAAAGTGCAATGTGAATTTTAGGGAGAAGAAACACCTGCATAGGCATATGATGTATCATTTGGATGGGAACAGTCACTTCCGTCATCTCAATGTTCCAAGGCCCTATGCATGTAGGGAATGTGGACGGACATTTCGAGATCGTAATTCACTTCTTAAGCACATGATAATTcaccaggaaagaaggcagaaACTGATGGAAGAAATCCGGGAGTTGAAAGAACTCCAAGATGAGGGTAGAAGTGCACGATTACAGTGTCCACAATGTGTATTTGGTACCAATTGTCCCAAAACATTTGTGCAACATGCTAAAACCCATGAAAaggataaaagatattactgttGTGAGGAATGCAATTTCATGGCTGTGACAGAAAATGAACTGGAATGCCATAGAGGGATTGCTCATGGAGCAGTAGTGAAGTGTTCAATTATCAGTAGTGATATGTCCCAGagaaaaacacagaaaaagaCTTCCCTGAAAGATCCATATGTAGGCTCATCAAAAAAGTCAACCACATATATGTGCAAAATGTGTCCATTTACTACATCAGCcagaagcattttaaaaaaacacatggaATACTTGCATCCAACATCGTGCATTGATCCATTTGGTAGCCATCTTAGATTAgaaaaaaggaaaagcagcataATTGAAGAACCTTTAGATTTTGGTAGCAGAACTAAACATTTGATCAAACAATCATCTACATTTCCAAAGAATTCTGTTCTAAAGCAAGATGTAAAAAGATCGTTTGGCTCAGCTTCACAATCCAGTAACTTTGCGAAACTTCACAAGAGACCCCACAGGATACAGAAGGCTCGGAAAAGTGTTTCACAGTCAGCT AAACTTAACTCTGCTGAAAAAAAAGACAGCTATGAAACGGAGGATGAAAGTTCATGGGATAATGTTGAACTATGTGATTACACTGCACAGTCTATGGAGGATGAATCTTACAGTGATATTAATCAGGATCATGTAAACCTATTCCCTTTATTCAAAGGTAAAATGGAGGATCAAGAAGCTGGTGATAAATCCTCTCTTCATTATGAGCAGAATGATGGTTTTTATTTTGAGTATTATGAAGATGCAGAGAGTAGTAACTTTCTGCATGAATTACATGATCCTCAAAATTTAGAAAACGTAGGAACAGCATTGCCAAAGCATAACTCAGTTTTCCATTGGACTGATTTATCACTTGAGAAGAAGTCCTGTCCATACTGTCCAGCAACATTTGAAACAGGAGTTGGATTGTCTAATCATGTCCGTGGGCATCTTCACAGAGCTGGATTAAGCTATGAAGCCCGCCATGTTGTTTCACCGGAGCAGATAGCGACGAGTGACAAAATGCAGCATTTCAAAAGAACTGGAACAGGAACCCCTGTTAAACGAGTTAGAAAAG cTATTGAGAAATCTGAAACTTCTTCTGAACACACATGCCAGCTCTGTGGAGGTTGGTTTGATACGAAAATTGGATTGTCTAATCATGTGCGAGGACACCTGAAAAGGCTTGGCAAAACCAAGTGGGATGCACACAAGTCTCCAATCTGCGTTCTAAATGAGATGAtgcaaaatgaagaaaaatatgaaaaaatccTAAAGGCATTGAACAGTCGCCGTATTATTCCCAGACCATTTGTCGCTCAGAAACTTGCTTCAAATGATGACTTTTTATCTCAAAATGTTATACCTCTTGAAGCATACCGTAATGGCCTAAAGACTGAAGATATTTCAGTGTCTGCATCGGAGGAAGAAGGTCTGAGTTTCCTAAATGAATGTGATGAAACAAAAACAGTACTAcatgatgaaaaaaaaaatcagtcacttACACTGATAgaacttctgaaaaataaaaggtTAGGAGAAGAAAGGAATCCTGATATCTCTCCTCAAAAGATCCATAATCAAACTGCAAGGAAGAGGTTTGTTCAGAAATGTGTTCTTCCATTAAATGAAGACAGTCCATTGATGTATCAGCCGCAACGAATGGACTTGACTATGCAGTCAG GTATGCCTGTGAAGCTTAGAACGTGTGTGCATTGCAATACGACGTTTACAAGTGCTGTTAGTCTGTCCAACCACTTACGCGCTTATGCACGAAAGAAGAGTGCTGGACTTTTGACTGGGACAG CCTTAGATTGTAAGCAAAAAAAGTCAAGATCAAGATCTGGAAGCAAGAAAAAAATGCTGCCATTACCTCATAGTGCTGATGAAGTTTACATACTCCGATGCAG GTTTTGTGGTCTGGTCTTTCGAGGACCATTGTCTGTTCAGGAAGACTGGATAAAGCACTTGCAGAGACACATCGTCAATGCAAATCTTCCACGGACTGGGGCTGGCATGGTTGAGGTCACATCGCTACTTAAAAAGCCTGCTTCAATTACTGAAACTTCGTTTTCTTTACTGATGGCAGAAGCAGCATCATAG